DNA from Sorex araneus isolate mSorAra2 chromosome 6, mSorAra2.pri, whole genome shotgun sequence:
cctgctcgagcaaatcgagatcaacaggactacattTGATAAAAGTGAACCATCAATTGagtttttatagttttaagaCAGTAAAATCTTACATTTGGAGCTGAAGGTTAACAGCATCGATATTTCTTTAGTCTAAACTAATATTCAGAataatactaatattttatttgaagattagcttcaaataaaatattattttggtgaATGGACAATTGGATTAGTAACGTTTATAGtatttctatttgaaaaattAGATATTGTATACTTGATTGTATACTTGATTGTATACTtgattgattcctgagttcagtcaTTATTAAACCCTGACCATCATGGCTGtggtcaaaaaaccaaaaacaaaaatataacctCATGTGTCCTTAATAAATGTGAGGCAAATAAATGGCCATCatagataaaacagaaaaaatttcttagaaacaaaactttaaaaaatgggtgGGTCATGTTCCCACaaattaaattatactataaagttaGAGTTATCAAAACTGTGGTCctggaataaaaacagagagTTTAGCAGGATATAATTTTGATCCCAGAGGTAAATTCTCATATTTATCAACGTTAATTTTCAAAAGAGGGACTAGTTACATTAAACTTTAATTCTACCACATTGAACTGGGAGTAAACACCAGATAAATTACATTATAaagcattgaaaagaaaaatgttttactgTCTAAAAGAagtatatatcatttttaaagttCTGCAGTATGAATATCATAAACAAAGAATAATAGAGGTTAGTAATTGAATGTATACTCCTTACCAAAATTTCTAGGTTTCAGTATTattaaataaacatgaaatgACGCACTACTAGCTATATTTCACATTACATATTGAGTATGAATCCTTATCTGAGAATATTACCCTATCATTTTATGAGCAAATAGAACTTTTATCGTTTACCATAAAAACTATATTACATTTCTGTATcacacatattttgtttttgaagggaATAAAAGCATCTTCAAATAGAAACAGGAGCACAGATACCTATGTGCTGTTAAAATATAATTGCTCAGGGACAAAAGATTTTGCCAACACTTGAAAAAAAACGTTAAAAGTCCTGAAAATCATACAGGTGGGAAATTCCCAACCTTGGGGAGAATTGAGATGCAATTCTATAGGTTCATGATGTCTCAGGAAAACATCCCTTAATTCCAGTGGGAAATCAATCGAAAAGGAAACTTTGATTTCTTATTCCCTCCTTCCCCAAACCATGTTCAACACAGTGCTGCACAAGCAGTAGAGAACATTCTCTGCATCTTCAACTAGGGTGgctcttcctctatctctctgatGAAGAAATAAGATGTGGACACAACAGTCACTTGTTGTTCAGTTCATCGAATATTAGAGATTGCCAGGACCAGAGCAATCAATAGACTGAAACATGGTAGGATTCATAattacactttttaattttaaagaagaatttcaaatagaaaattaGGACTTAAAATTATAGATGTTATAATCCAACCTTCAAGTTTAATAGAATTTTAGTTTCTAAAATTAGGTAGTAATACATAAAATACTACAGCTTAACTGCACACTGGGCTACTCACATGACCTTTCTGTCTCaggattttcactttaaatagaGATTATAATCTTTATAAACTCATGGAAAACATAGTGACATATAACATTTATCATCAATTAGACAACAGTCAAGATGCTTTAAGCACTCAATAAGTATTGTGTACAAGAAGAAAAACTTTTGGTGGAGTGATTGAAATAattcttatttcaaaattttaaacctGCTTTTTACACTTATGTTTATTTTCAGGTCAAATGCAAATTAGGTAATACGTACCATATTCAGCACTTTGTCTTTGTCTCAGCTGTACTTTTGCTTTCTGGATTTCTCATGTCTCAGGAATCCAAAAAATATTTCTCCCTACACTGTTGTttggagtggagcaatagcacagtgggtagggtatttgcttgcatgcatgacctgggttcgattcttcatccctttcggagagccctgcaagctactgaaaatatctcgcccgcatggcagagcctggcaagctcctcgtggcatatttgatatgccaaaaacagtaacaacaagtctcacaatggagatgttagtggtgccccacctgagtaaattgaagaacaatgggactacattgacagtgacagatcaAAGGGAATAGAAACATATTTAAAGTTCCATAAAATTCCTTGTGGAATGTTTGTGATATTTAAACACTTTAGCACAAGATTTTGTGTTTAGCACAGGACAAGCACGCTAGTTTCAGCTCTGCAAAATCATTTTACCAGGTAGACAATTAGATGATTCATAAGCACTATATTCTTCCTTTGAATATTTTGGCGATggaataaatgaattttaggtTAACAATGTGATTAAGAACACTTTATTCTCGGCCatgtgttagtacagcaggtaatatgAATGTCTTTAACACAGCCAAGGCTAGTTATATCCACACATTCAACCTGGTGCTATGAgttccaccaggattgattcctggcacagagccacaaataactgagtgctgaacaccactgaatgtgTTCCCTAAACCAAATCCAAACTTGGTCACCTGATATAGAGAATTATATTATAGattatgtaatatattaattatattgtcATGTGTGCATTGCTATATACATTGCTTAATTAAAATGATCACTTCAATATTTAACAATATCTTCTGACTTATgcatactaaatactaaatatgCATAAGAATATTATTTGACTCTTATGGATTGGGCAGTGTGAAATATCTTACCACTGTTTAGAAGAGGACACCAAGACAATGGGTTTCTTAAGTGACACAGGAGTATCAGCAAATATATTAAATCATGATATAATTAATTAGAATTAATTATAATGATTAAAGTCTTATTTGATTCATCAAATTAATATACTTATAAAACTATCACATGAACATTAACATCATACTTTTGAATGAATTGCCTTATTTTTTTCAcatcattactttttttaactgctatatatatcttttctatttaaaactcAATTACTCAGTGCCCTGAATTTTTGTCAGTTGCCTCGGTTCTTAACTGTTATCCATTTCATTGCATTCTCTTTTGACACTAggataaattatgttttttttcctttcaatataAGTTTTATTCATGGAAGGATGTTGTATTTTATTCATAGTCTTGCTGTCTAGGAGACAATTGTAGCAAGATACAGAGGTCATTGTGCAGGCACTGCTGAGGAATGCTGTCTATTTTGGATGCATAGTGGATTTgattattaattcattttcaaaaacATGAATTAAAGTTGAACATAAATCAGAATGGGTAGGGTTTTTTCATCAATGTTGTGAGTTCTGGGagttagttttatatttatagaataaattttatttgtactttaaGCCTCATAATTTTCTACAtattaaataagaagaaaatgcatATGCCTGTATCATATAATTTGAGAACATTTGCATACTAGAGGCAGCTGAAGATAAAACTGTTGTCCACAGATGTAGCTGGAAATGAACTGAGaaattgaaataattgaaataattattgaaattattCTCTGGATCATTAAAGGACAATATTTCTGCAGATTAAATGGCTGACTTTCTACATGAGAAACAATAGAAACTTCAACCAGTAAAGGCACAGTACCATAAGCTACACTATTCTGTTGtcctggtaaaaaaaaataattggaaatcatTCTTGACATAATCTGTTGACACATTCAGGTAATTGGTGAACTCACATGCTTTGCAAGAGAGTAAATTTCAAATAGTTATATCTAAGGAAGTTATACTAAATCAAATTGGAGGACATCTTAAATGTAATTAATAAATAGTGAGTAAAAATTCAAGATTCagctatattaaatatattgctCTATTTCTTTCTGTGTAGTTTTGCTACATCTGTAACCTCTATATGTGGATTAGAAACAGCAGAGTCATTAACTCTCTGAATTAATTGCTGGGAAAGAAGGATTCTTGTTCCTGTCTGGGTTGATCTAACAGGCAAGAACTGGCTATGCAAAGACCGTAAAGGTCTATGTTTAAATCCCAGATCAACATCtattatttgtttgaaataataCTGTAAGTGATAATTATCCACagttaaatatgtataaaagaCATAGTGTTGGTAGTTGACTAGGCAATAAttcttcaataattattttactgCTACTATTGAACTTAAAATTGAGGGCAGCACTTGatagtaatattattttttaacaggtttaaattttaaataaaacagtatgtaATTCATGCAAAGatcttatgttttaatttaatttaatgtcaTTTGAGTTACCACAgtttattcctccgtccctctcggagagcccggcaagctactgagagtatctagcccacacggcagagcctggcatgctacccgtggcatattcgatatgtcaaaaacagtaacaagtctcacaatggagacgttactggtgcctgccccagcaaactgataaacaatgggacaacagtgttagaGTGCTACCACAGTTTATAATCCTTCATCATTGGATTTTATGCATAACACAATCCTCACCaaccttcccctcaccccacctgccaTGTCCACTTCCTTCCCACAGGTTTTCCAGCGTCAACCCCTGATGACTATAGCTTTATCCcagagtttaaagttggggaatgTGAAGTCTGTTCAGGGGGACTCATTATTCTGTGTGAACTTCAGGCTTGTTTAATCTATAAACATAGATTATAAcactgcgctgtagcactgtaatccagTTGTTGATCAATtcgctggagtgggcaccagtaatgtctcccttgtgagacttgttgttaccgtttttggcatatccaatatgcccccgtaacttgccaggctctgctctgtgggctggATAATCTcagcagtttgccaggctctctgagagagacggaggaattgaacccaggtcagctacgtgctatggctccagtccaaacatagattataaattaaaacatatttttcaatgtctttaaaagtgtcatgggtatttttattagAACTACATTGTATCTGCAGTGTTCTGGGAGGATAGCCACTTTGACAAATATTGACACTTCCTATCCACTAAGAGGGGATGTTTACATTTccctgtgtctttttcttttattttgtaatgacatagtttttttctatgtaagactttaacttcttttgttaagttgattcccagGTACTAGATTTTCTGAGGAACAACTGCTGAACaggattaattttttaacttctctctcatttgttttattatttgcattaaaaaataacCAAAGTTTGTccattgattttgtagtctgctagTCAATGgcataaatatactttttttagACGTTactttgtagagtctttagtatTTTCAAAGTGTAGTTTCATGTCTCTGCAAACACTGAGTCTGACATCTTTTCTAGTCTGCCTTtagtatctctttcttgcctaattgctatggcatgGACTTCCAGAACTAAATTAAATAGTAGTATTGAGAGTGGACATTGTTGTCTTGTGTCTGACTCTAGAGGGAAGGTTTTCAATTTTTCACCAACGAGCACAATATTTGCTGTGAGCTTGTGGTAATtagctttaactatattgaaaaTTCTTTCACCTTCCATATTACTGAGTTCACATCATGAACGGGTTTGCATCTTTTggattctttctctgcatctgttgatattaATAGATGacttttttcttatattgatgtggtttattatgttgattgacttgagtaTATTAAACCATGAATCTTATTTGATCATGTTATATTTTGTATTTGgttggctaatattttgttgagaatctttgcatgtACATTCATCAGGAATATAGCTTTCCCTTTTTGtgatctgtctctctctgcttttgatgccagggttATGTTTGCCTCATTGAAACTGGAAGGATTCCTGCTTCTACAACTTCCTGAAAGAGCCTGGAAAGAATTGGGAGTAAGTCTTTTTTTAATGGTTTGTACTGAAATTCAAGTAGGTACACAGTGAATTAGGTGAAAAAGTAACACTGGAACAAACTAAACTCAAACAAATATAGCACAGAAGACTGAACTAGCAATAAACACCTTAGTAAAtctttagacaaggacttaacaactccATGATAAGACATAATAACtttaacataaaaattgatttttaaaaaagcattgattttgatattggagctttgttgtctaatcaattttaattctagatttATTTGGACAATTGAggatttgtttatatttaaaaataaataaatacatttagatAAATTAAGGTATGGGAAAACTTGCTAGTGAGTTTATCTAAGACTGTCCTTTTTGTAGTGGCTGGGAACAGGTTGATTATGTAACCTTTAAATTTCATCGATAGTAATTGATGACAAAGCCTTCCACTGACTTTTCATGTTCTGTAATCTCTTTCTTactgtcatttctgtttatagTTTTAAATGTCGTTTTTCATACTTTCTTCTACTTgcaccactgtttctttgagctcattaaagatCCTCAATATGTTCTAGCTATAATACTTATCTGAGAGGTTCTACTTGTAATTGAGTTGTCCAGGCTACTGTCCTCATTCCAAAAGTGTGGTGGTATTTCTATGCTGCTTACTCATTGTATCTGTTGCAGCATAGAGTTGAGACTTTCTAATTCATCACTTGTGCTCTCCTGCCAGGGCACTCCCTAGGGTAACCAGAGAATTAATAGACTCAGTTATCCTAGAGAATTACTTCCCTGTTGGAACTATTCCGAAATCTTTGGTTGTCGATGAACAGTTGTTTAGAATTTTGTGCAAGGATTTCAGGAACACTTTTAATGTCATTGTCCATGTCATTATTTCAGCTGTAGTTTAGGGGTCTAGGATTTCTACCTACCATggatacttttgttcttttttgttgtggAAATAGGAGACGGAGGCTAGTATCAAGCTAAAGCTAGAGTTAGTGTGGTATGGTTGCAGGCTACCAAACCACTCCAGCTCAAGTTCAGTGAAAATGTCCCATTGGTCCCCTTGGAATATGCAGGAGTAAAGAAGTAGTGTGTAACTACAGAGGGACCTCAAGCTTCTGTGGGTTGTGTGGATCCCAGCAGGCAAATGGCTTTTGTACGGCAATTTATATAACACTCTTGTTGCTGAAAGAAATATCCCTGGCCTGCTGCATAAGCCAGTGTATGGCTTCTGCTGGATTTAGAGTTCTAACCTGTTTTGTAATGTGCTTTGTATATTTATAGaacctactgtcactgtcactgtcatcccttttctcattgatttcctcgagagggcaccagtaaggtctccattgtgagacttgttgttactgtttttggcttactgataacaccatgggtagcttatcaggctctgccctgcaggcaagatactcttgctagcttgtcaggctctcagagaggggcagagaaatcgaacccaggtcagctgtgtgcaaggcaaacgcaccaccactgtgctattgctccagcttataggaactcaatatttttaatagaagttaCTTGTGATATGACCTGACTAATTTATCTTAAAGGGCCTATCACTTCAGACTCATCCAGAAATTGTTGTGAAAGAGCTGTGATTTTAAAGTGAGACTGACATCTTTTTCCCCTTGTGGATAAAACATTCTTCTGATCAGGGACATCTCACATCTGTATGCCTATTATTACAAGGTGATGCACAACATGACAAGTAAATTGATGTGCTGATGCCTCAGAACTAAGATATGACTTCAAAGTCTCCTTTAACAACTTTCTCTAGAATACCATGACTAAGTAATCTATGTTGGcaactgaaataaaataggttCCGAATCTTGTCACATTTGGGTTTGTTCCTTTAGAAATGCTCTCTATCTAGCACTATTCTATGtattaaaaaaagtgaatttcCCCCGATCTTCCACTAttgattattaagaaaattctggtttttatttttgtttcaaaaatgaaagaatcaCAGAATAGAAAGCGCCACATGGAAGAACAAATCTGTGAGTGCCTATGATAAACTTATCTTATGTAACTTCGTCATTTTTGTTTCAGGTTGGGATGGTCTGTGTGGCAGCTCTGAGGGTTTTCTGGAAAATTATGCAAAATCAAAGCTTTGTCACTGAGTTTGTCCTTCTGGGAATTTCACAGAATTCAGATGTTCAGAAAATTGTATTCATCATAGTTCTGTTTGTCTACATTGCAACCATCTGCGGCAACCTGCTGATTGTGGGAGCCATCATCAGCAATGCAGCACTCCTGGGCTCCCCgatgtacttcttcctggtttTTCTATCTTTACTGGATGCATGTCTCACCTCAGCTATTGCCCCGAAAATGATCATAGACTGTCTCtatgagaagaaaaccatctcCTATGGAGGTTGTATGTTGCAGGTCTTTGCTGGACACTTATTTTCTGGAGCAGAGGTGATTGTCCTCACAGctatggcctatgacaggtatgtggccatctgcaaacccttgCACTACTCGTCCATCATGAACCCAAGGCTCTGTGGCATTTTGATGGGGGTAGCCTGGACAGGGGGCTTTCTCCACTCCATTATTCAAATTCTCTTTACTACCCAGCTGCCTTTCTGTGGCCCCAATACCATTGATCATTTCATGTGTGACTTGTACCCGTTACTGAAGCTGGCCTGCACTGACACTTACGTGTTTAGCCTTTTGGTGGTGGCCAACAGTGGGCTCATCTGCATCCTGATCTTCTCCATGTTGCTTGTGTCCTATGCGGTCATCCTGTTCTCCCTGAGAAACCACAGcactgaaggacagaggaaagccctctccacctgtgggtctcatgttgctgttgtggttttgttctttattccGTGTATATTTGAGTATGCGCGGcctccagtttctttctcctttgacaaAATCGTGGAGATATTCTGCACTATCCTAACTCCTTTACTCAATCCTTTGATTTATGCTTTCAGaaataaggaggtgaaaaatgCCATTAGCAAACTGTGCAGCAGGTTAATGATTGTTtctgttgaaaaataattttttgttaaaaaatttatttgtttgaaaaaattttaaatataactttattatatcagagtgatttctgagcacaaagtgagtAAGAAACCCTCAGCAATCTGGTGTCTGCACCCCTCTCAACATACACACAGAAGGTAAAAGAAATTAATCAATTAAAGTATTTCAGATAAAGTACCTAATTCATTTTAaggcatggaatattttttttgaaatgccATTTACACTTCTTACTCGAATTAGAAAGCAACATTATACTTTTGAGACTTGAAAACATTCCTGTCAAGCACCAGTTTCCTAATTATTTTGCAGATGCATTTATTTTAGTTGTGCATGTTATATTTTAACTGTAATTGATGAGGGTTATTGCAGTGTGAATGAGTTTAATGGAGAATTAAATTGAATGGAGAcatgtgtatctatctatctatatactcaTTGTCACTGATATGGTCAATTGAAACTTTCTATCACACAGAAATATTCAGTCAAAGAATATTTCCTGTTTTGTGTGATTTTAGACTAAAAGTGTGAAAAAATACACTTTATAAAGCAAAGTTACTCTCTGTGAATTCATTATTATCAAATGTCCCCTTTTTGTGATTAGAAAACTTtgttataataatttttcaaaacatttagGTCGTTTTTTTATAAGGTCTAAGCTTGGTATATTCATAGGTTTTAAGACTTGGTGCATTACCTAATCATGCCTTTTCTGTATAATAATTCACCTTTGATGCTGTCAGTAAGTGTCATGGAAAAGGAAGTAGTGTGAAACCTTTCCATAATCACCTCTCATATAATTgctctcattttattctttttctatgtGTATTCAGTTGAATTTATCCAAAATAAACAAGTATCTGTGTATTTTATTCTTGGGATACCCTCACTCAACCCTCTGATTTATATTCAGATAAGTGTATAAGATAAAAGCACCATCAGAATTCTGGTTTTCCAAACACACAAAGTggatttttattcttctatttaaCATAGAGAGATAGCATCTTCCATTTATATAAGGAGAATATTTTGGACATTATCATTGTTTGAACAACATATGCATATCTATACATTTTTATCTTAACTccatattaaaacaataataaaaatataacctaTAACAATTTTTAAGATTTGTGTTACAGAATCAAATTAATATATTGCTAGTAAAGAGGGCTATATTACAATTAAAAGTTCTACTAGAGTTGGCATACATGGATCTTTCTTCATACTCATCCACATCACTATTGTAGATATATACAAAAGTGAAATTCAGAGCTtaggaatataaaacaaatagtATTAAGACAATATTGATAAACTAATAAACACGCCTTTAGCAGAGTTAGAATTCACTGATGAGTAGAAATATTGCTGGTCAATCTTCCTGATAACCATTTAAActcaaaaacaagagaaactgtCAATCAAATTACatataatttgatatatatatatatcaacataatataaactactttataaagtaattaattttctccagataatttttttcttgtttggggagctcaaatggcagtgctcctggctctgtactcaggaattactcctagtggtgcttgggggaccatatcagatcaTATGCTAGAAATCAATTCAACTGGGGTCACCCACTtttaaggcaagggccctactcactgtactctttctGTCTCTGGTTCTTTCTAGAGACTTTCTTACCTGAAGAGAATGTCAATATCAGCAGCCGGAGAAAGTGCATTTGTCTGTTTAATGATATGTTTTCATAGAATTGCATAAAATTTGCATTGCATTTTTAATTGAACCTTATTCCATTATTGCTACTGCTGAAATTAGATACAGGATCTGCTTTTCTAAAGGAAAAGATTTATTACTGAAAAGTTAAGAGGTAAAGTTTGTTTCTCTACAGATATCGGAACTGTACTAAAAACTC
Protein-coding regions in this window:
- the LOC101540351 gene encoding olfactory receptor 4C15-like, with amino-acid sequence MQNQSFVTEFVLLGISQNSDVQKIVFIIVLFVYIATICGNLLIVGAIISNAALLGSPMYFFLVFLSLLDACLTSAIAPKMIIDCLYEKKTISYGGCMLQVFAGHLFSGAEVIVLTAMAYDRYVAICKPLHYSSIMNPRLCGILMGVAWTGGFLHSIIQILFTTQLPFCGPNTIDHFMCDLYPLLKLACTDTYVFSLLVVANSGLICILIFSMLLVSYAVILFSLRNHSTEGQRKALSTCGSHVAVVVLFFIPCIFEYARPPVSFSFDKIVEIFCTILTPLLNPLIYAFRNKEVKNAISKLCSRLMIVSVEK